One Solanum lycopersicum chromosome 4, SLM_r2.1 DNA window includes the following coding sequences:
- the LOC138348119 gene encoding uncharacterized protein: MYSKHVEDARAKRKNRYAKRVGSFGSGSSKNRVEIQDKHRVKKHFFNQVPSKFPKASGDRVYNPKPKKGKGTSSPTENPSYGNGKKHYGDYLKGTDNCFGCGKRGHKVRDFPNVRGKEKGSGQTQASGSNEAQKKNRFYFRGEQETFPDVVTGMFKVFSIDAYALLDPGDTLSFVTPLVAKKFDMLLDTLHEHFIVSTLVG, from the coding sequence ATGTATTCTAAACATGTGGAAGATGCAAGGGCTAAGAGGAAGAATAGATATGCTAAGAGGGTAGGATCTTTTGGTagtggttcttcaaagaatagggttgagatacaagacaagcaTAGAGTTAAGAagcatttttttaatcaagttccttccaagttccctaaggctagtggtgatagggtgtaTAACCCTAAGCCTAAGAAGGGAAAGGGCACTAGTTCACCAACCGAGAATCCAAGTTATGGAAAtggcaagaagcactatggtgattaCCTTAAGGGGACGgacaattgttttggttgtggtaaaagggggcacaaggttagggatttccCTAATGTGAGGGGTAAAGAGAAGGGTAGTGGTCAaactcaagcaagtggttcaaatgaggctcaaaagaagaaccgcttctactttaggggtgagcaagagacttttcccgatgtggtgaccggtatgttcaAAGTATTCTCTATTGATgcatatgccttacttgatcccggtgatactttatcatttgttactcctctagtagcCAAAAAGTTTGACATGTTGCTCGATACTTTGCATGAACATTTTATCGTGTCTACTCTTGTGGGTTAG